Proteins co-encoded in one Candidatus Eisenbacteria bacterium genomic window:
- a CDS encoding carbonic anhydrase has product MTVSAQEALERLREGNRRFVSGNRGAAAHIGSIRWNALVEGQSPIAAVLACSDSRAPVEIVFDQGPGDLFVVRVAGNIAGPSQIGSIEFAAERFGTRLVVVLGHTRCGAVRETVETVRSRREPPSENLRAIIDRIRPTVEGLLAEEPGLDPDALARRAVRENVRASVLRLRQGSSALRSMMKDDRLVVAGAVYSLETGAVDFLDDPPEAR; this is encoded by the coding sequence ATGACCGTCTCCGCACAAGAAGCGCTCGAACGGTTGCGGGAAGGAAACCGCCGCTTCGTCTCCGGAAATCGCGGCGCTGCTGCGCACATCGGATCGATCCGTTGGAACGCGCTCGTCGAGGGACAGAGTCCGATCGCCGCGGTTCTCGCCTGCTCCGATTCGCGAGCGCCGGTCGAAATCGTCTTCGATCAGGGACCGGGCGATCTCTTCGTCGTTCGCGTCGCCGGAAACATCGCCGGCCCTTCCCAGATCGGCAGTATCGAGTTCGCCGCGGAGCGCTTCGGAACTCGTCTCGTCGTCGTCCTTGGACACACGCGTTGCGGAGCGGTTCGGGAAACCGTGGAGACGGTACGGTCGCGGAGGGAGCCGCCTTCGGAGAACCTGCGCGCGATCATCGACCGCATCCGCCCGACGGTGGAGGGGCTGCTCGCCGAGGAGCCGGGGCTCGATCCGGACGCGCTCGCGCGGCGGGCGGTTCGGGAAAACGTGCGCGCGTCGGTTCTCCGACTGCGACAGGGCTCGAGCGCGCTCCGAAGCATGATGAAAGACGACCGGCTTGTCGTCGCGGGGGCCGTTTACTCGCTGGAGACCGGCGCGGTCGACTTCCTCGATGATCCGCCGGAAGCCCGCTGA